In Candidatus Tanganyikabacteria bacterium, the following are encoded in one genomic region:
- the queA gene encoding tRNA preQ1(34) S-adenosylmethionine ribosyltransferase-isomerase QueA, with protein sequence MRLSDFDYSLPEELIAQQPAARRDESRLLALCGPQLRHLAFRDLRDLLRPGDLLVVNDTRVLPARLFGTLPGGGRAEVLLIEEVGARTWSALVRPGRKLREGAAVAFGETTATVTGLGPDGERILCFEADPAALMATRGRLPLPPYIHQTPEDETRYQTVFAERPGAIAAPTAGLHFTGLLLAELAGRGVGLARVTLHVGPGTFRPVQVEDVSLHRMHAERYEVPEAAARAIAAARAAGGRVVAVGTTVVRTLEAAAGPGGGVSPGRGATDLFIRPGFEFRVVDALVTNFHLPRSTLLMLVAAFAEHAGLGGGDRVLAAYAAAVAARYRFFSFGDAMFLSRE encoded by the coding sequence ATGCGGCTTTCGGACTTCGACTACTCCCTCCCCGAGGAGCTCATCGCGCAGCAACCCGCTGCCCGCAGGGACGAGAGCCGCCTGCTCGCGCTTTGCGGTCCGCAACTGCGCCACCTGGCTTTCCGCGACCTGCGCGATCTCCTGCGCCCGGGCGACCTCCTCGTCGTCAACGATACCCGGGTCCTGCCGGCGCGCCTCTTCGGGACCCTGCCCGGCGGGGGGCGGGCCGAAGTGCTGCTGATCGAGGAAGTCGGCGCGCGGACGTGGAGCGCCCTGGTGCGGCCCGGGCGCAAGCTCAGGGAAGGCGCCGCGGTCGCGTTCGGCGAGACGACGGCGACCGTGACGGGCCTGGGGCCCGACGGCGAGCGCATCCTGTGCTTCGAGGCCGATCCCGCGGCACTCATGGCGACGCGGGGCCGGTTGCCGCTCCCGCCTTACATCCATCAGACGCCCGAGGATGAGACGCGATACCAGACCGTCTTCGCGGAGAGGCCCGGCGCCATCGCGGCTCCGACCGCGGGCCTGCACTTCACCGGATTGCTCCTGGCCGAACTGGCCGGACGCGGAGTCGGGTTGGCCCGCGTCACGCTGCACGTGGGCCCCGGGACGTTCCGCCCCGTGCAGGTGGAAGACGTGTCCCTCCACCGGATGCATGCCGAGCGCTACGAGGTACCGGAGGCCGCTGCGCGGGCGATCGCGGCCGCCCGGGCGGCCGGCGGCCGGGTGGTCGCCGTCGGCACGACCGTCGTGCGGACACTCGAGGCCGCGGCCGGACCGGGAGGCGGGGTCTCGCCCGGCCGGGGGGCAACCGATCTCTTCATCCGCCCGGGGTTCGAGTTCCGGGTCGTGGATGCTTTGGTCACCAACTTTCACTTGCCGCGCAGCACGCTCCTCATGCTCGTTGCGGCCTTCGCCGAGCATGCCGGCCTGGGCGGGGGGGACCGCGTCCTGGCGGCCTATGCCGCGGCCGTAGCCGCCAGGTACCGCTTCTTCAGCTTCGGCGACGCCATGTTTCTCTCGCGCGAATAA
- a CDS encoding 4Fe-4S dicluster domain-containing protein codes for MSESLQALADACIHCGLCLDACPTYAELGAEPDSPRGRIYFMRALLEGRVAPTPDVTAHLDSCLGCRACETACPSGVRYGHLLEGMRSRTGEAAGAGLRQRFWRWVVRRVLPDRRRFRLLTLPARLAARTDHHWLPAALRRSIAMFPPSAWGGPSLRSEYPGLGPVRRGRAGFLAGCAMPVLYPQVNAASVSLLAQAGYDVVVPPEAGCCGALQAHDGDLEGAERRAALLRGHYSDCDIVVTNSAGCGAAMKSYPQPFAGKVRDLSEALLAADWRSPALLARPDGSPLRVAYHDPCHLSHGQGVRVAPRELLQRSGAILVGVAEADYCCGGAGSYTLLQPDLSDRLMDRKVTGLLAEAPDLVVSANPSCLMQIRRGLAARGLQLPVRHLAEVLAATSSA; via the coding sequence GTGTCCGAATCCCTCCAAGCCCTTGCAGACGCCTGCATCCATTGCGGCCTCTGCCTCGACGCATGCCCCACATACGCCGAACTGGGGGCCGAGCCCGACTCCCCGCGAGGCCGGATCTACTTCATGCGCGCCCTGCTCGAGGGTCGCGTGGCGCCCACGCCGGACGTCACCGCCCACCTCGACTCCTGCCTCGGCTGCCGCGCTTGCGAGACGGCCTGCCCGAGCGGCGTGCGCTACGGGCACCTGCTCGAGGGGATGCGGTCCCGCACGGGCGAAGCGGCCGGCGCGGGCCTGCGCCAGCGCTTCTGGCGGTGGGTCGTGCGGCGCGTGCTTCCCGACCGGCGCCGCTTCCGGCTGCTGACGCTGCCGGCGCGCCTGGCGGCCCGCACCGATCACCACTGGCTGCCCGCGGCGCTGCGACGGTCCATTGCCATGTTCCCGCCCTCCGCGTGGGGCGGGCCTTCGCTGCGATCCGAGTACCCGGGATTGGGCCCCGTGCGCCGCGGCCGGGCAGGCTTCCTGGCCGGCTGCGCCATGCCCGTCCTGTATCCCCAGGTCAACGCCGCCTCGGTCTCCCTCCTGGCACAGGCTGGGTACGACGTCGTCGTGCCACCGGAAGCGGGATGCTGCGGAGCTTTGCAGGCTCATGACGGGGATCTCGAAGGCGCAGAGCGAAGAGCGGCCCTGCTGCGCGGGCATTACTCCGACTGCGATATCGTGGTGACAAACTCGGCGGGGTGCGGCGCCGCCATGAAGAGCTATCCGCAACCTTTTGCAGGTAAGGTGCGCGACCTCTCGGAAGCGCTCCTCGCGGCGGATTGGCGCTCGCCGGCACTGCTGGCCCGGCCGGATGGGTCGCCGCTGCGAGTCGCGTACCACGACCCCTGCCATCTATCGCATGGACAGGGCGTCCGGGTGGCACCTCGCGAGCTGTTGCAGCGTTCCGGCGCCATTCTGGTCGGCGTGGCCGAAGCCGACTACTGTTGCGGCGGTGCGGGTTCCTACACGCTGTTGCAGCCCGACCTGTCGGATCGGTTGATGGACCGCAAGGTGACCGGCCTGCTGGCCGAAGCGCCCGACCTGGTCGTCAGCGCCAACCCTTCATGCCTCATGCAGATCCGCCGCGGCCTCGCCGCCCGCGGCCTGCAACTTCCCGTCCGTCATCTCGCCGAAGTGCTCGCGGCGACCTCGTCGGCCTGA
- the lepB gene encoding signal peptidase I — translation MNFFRKDRPKSKARETIETFAVAIGLALLVRATVAEARYIPSDSMLPTLEKGDRLIVEKISYHFSEPHRGDIVVFYPPKDSEFGKSGNAFIKRVVALPGERIGVSDGKVFVNGKAQSEPYELEPPDYEMPPREVPPGHVFVMGDNRNNSMDSHVWGFLPVKNIIGKATVRFWPPGRLGPPTP, via the coding sequence ATGAATTTCTTCCGGAAGGATCGACCCAAGTCCAAAGCCCGCGAGACGATCGAGACGTTCGCGGTCGCCATCGGGCTTGCCCTGCTCGTCCGCGCCACGGTCGCCGAGGCGCGTTACATCCCGTCCGACTCGATGCTCCCGACGCTGGAGAAGGGCGATCGGCTCATCGTCGAGAAGATCAGCTATCACTTCTCGGAGCCCCACCGCGGGGACATCGTGGTGTTCTACCCGCCCAAGGACAGCGAGTTCGGGAAGTCGGGCAACGCCTTCATCAAGCGCGTCGTGGCGCTGCCCGGGGAGCGCATCGGCGTCAGCGACGGCAAGGTCTTCGTCAACGGCAAGGCGCAAAGCGAGCCGTACGAGCTGGAGCCGCCCGACTACGAGATGCCCCCGCGAGAGGTTCCGCCGGGCCACGTCTTCGTGATGGGCGACAACCGCAACAACAGCATGGACAGCCATGTCTGGGGCTTCCTGCCCGTCAAGAACATCATCGGCAAGGCCACCGTGCGGTTCTGGCCGCCGGGCCGCCTCGGGCCGCCGACGCCCTGA
- a CDS encoding FAD-binding oxidoreductase, with amino-acid sequence MPMARHAEKVAAIARFLEQEHEGRLSLQKGGVSHMMPLAADARRGDRKVNLRDLAEILAVDPESRTCSVEPGVPFADLVAATLQHSLIPRLVPELKTITVGGAVAGCSVESMSFRYGGFHDSALAYEIVTGDGRVLECTRTDNAEVFGMIHGSYGSLGILTRIDFPLIPARPFVRMSYPKFSDFGEFYRSLLAFCEEGRHDFVDAIIHGRNRFVICLGTMVDEAPYTHRYDQVDIFYKSTWARGEDYIPIFDYFFRYDADCHWLSRKIPGMELRVLRRLLGRQILSSTRLLSLAHRFAPLLQRGRLPDVVLDCFIPASRYEEFFRWYEREMKYFPLWIVPYRIAEPYPFLDSGFSSRIPDRLFIDCAIYGLPNSRPGVDLYTTLEDKLYELAGLKALISRNTYSQARFWEIYDRQRYARVKALTDPAGRFRDIYEKVHCRG; translated from the coding sequence ATGCCCATGGCCCGACACGCCGAGAAAGTCGCGGCGATTGCCCGCTTCCTCGAGCAGGAGCACGAGGGCAGGCTGTCGCTGCAAAAAGGCGGCGTCTCGCACATGATGCCCCTGGCCGCCGACGCGCGGCGCGGCGACCGGAAGGTGAACCTGCGGGACCTCGCCGAGATCCTCGCGGTGGATCCCGAGAGCAGGACCTGCTCGGTCGAGCCGGGAGTCCCCTTCGCCGACCTGGTGGCGGCGACCCTGCAACATTCGCTCATCCCGCGCCTCGTCCCGGAGCTCAAGACCATCACGGTGGGCGGCGCGGTCGCCGGCTGTTCGGTCGAGTCCATGTCCTTCCGGTACGGAGGCTTCCATGACAGCGCCCTGGCCTACGAAATCGTCACGGGCGACGGGCGGGTTCTCGAGTGCACCCGGACCGACAACGCCGAGGTCTTCGGCATGATCCACGGCTCCTACGGGAGCCTCGGCATCCTCACGCGCATCGACTTTCCGCTCATCCCGGCCAGGCCCTTCGTCAGGATGAGCTACCCCAAGTTCAGCGATTTCGGGGAGTTCTACCGGTCGCTGCTCGCCTTTTGCGAGGAGGGTCGCCACGACTTCGTGGACGCCATCATCCACGGGCGAAACAGGTTCGTCATCTGCCTGGGCACCATGGTCGACGAGGCGCCGTACACGCACCGGTACGACCAGGTGGACATCTTCTACAAGAGCACCTGGGCCAGGGGAGAAGACTACATCCCCATCTTCGACTACTTCTTCCGGTACGATGCCGACTGCCACTGGCTGAGCCGCAAGATTCCCGGGATGGAGCTACGGGTGCTGCGGCGGCTGCTGGGCCGGCAGATCCTCTCGTCCACGCGGTTGCTCTCGCTGGCGCACCGGTTCGCTCCGCTGCTGCAGCGCGGAAGGCTTCCCGACGTGGTCCTCGACTGCTTCATTCCGGCGTCGCGCTACGAGGAGTTCTTCCGCTGGTACGAGCGGGAAATGAAGTACTTCCCGCTCTGGATCGTGCCGTACCGCATCGCGGAGCCGTACCCCTTTCTGGACAGTGGGTTCAGCAGCCGCATCCCGGACCGTTTGTTCATCGACTGCGCGATCTACGGGCTTCCCAACAGCCGGCCCGGGGTGGACCTCTACACGACGCTCGAAGACAAGCTGTACGAGCTCGCGGGTCTCAAGGCCCTCATCTCGCGCAACACCTACTCCCAGGCGCGCTTCTGGGAGATCTACGACCGGCAGCGCTACGCGCGCGTGAAGGCGCTGACCGATCCCGCGGGGCGC
- a CDS encoding adenylate/guanylate cyclase domain-containing protein yields the protein MKLFGQAARATEQAVVEACQVTVLFADLEGFSAMAERLPPHEVVAVLNESFTVMADEVFREGGSVDKYIGDAMMVVWATSDPAAADEAARAAARAALRMVAALEALQVERLNQGKRPVKVRIGISSGEAIIGEIGCPARRDRTVIGDPVNLACRLEELNKTFHTDILVSGATRGRLAAGFEVRDLGQVAIKGRRESVAVFALVGSTART from the coding sequence ATGAAGCTGTTTGGCCAGGCCGCCAGGGCCACCGAGCAAGCTGTGGTCGAAGCGTGCCAGGTCACGGTGCTCTTCGCGGACCTGGAAGGCTTCTCGGCGATGGCCGAGCGATTGCCGCCTCACGAAGTGGTGGCCGTGCTCAACGAGTCCTTCACGGTCATGGCCGACGAAGTCTTTCGGGAAGGCGGCAGCGTCGACAAGTACATCGGAGACGCCATGATGGTGGTGTGGGCCACTTCCGACCCCGCGGCCGCCGACGAGGCCGCCCGGGCGGCGGCGCGCGCCGCGCTGCGGATGGTCGCGGCCCTCGAGGCGTTGCAGGTGGAACGCCTTAACCAGGGCAAGCGCCCCGTGAAGGTCCGCATCGGCATTTCGTCGGGCGAAGCCATCATCGGGGAAATAGGCTGCCCTGCCCGGCGAGACCGCACGGTCATCGGCGATCCGGTCAATCTCGCGTGCCGCCTCGAGGAACTCAACAAGACCTTCCACACCGATATCCTGGTGTCGGGGGCCACGCGCGGGCGCCTGGCAGCCGGCTTCGAGGTCCGCGATCTCGGGCAGGTGGCCATCAAGGGCCGCCGGGAGTCGGTGGCGGTCTTCGCCCTGGTGGGGAGCACTGCCCGGACATGA
- a CDS encoding SpoIID/LytB domain-containing protein, with translation MRRALVTLFMLAAALHIAPPAAAMNRAVRIGILDGVGSFTFSSASEAAIVSETGVAVGSVRPREAWAARSAGRQLSLSVAGKTLSFSGPVRVIPLIGGAAEVPLVYIGSKWYRGLLEIRPGLVAVNEVPLEQYLYGVVPAEMPSKWPLEALKAQAVAARSYTLAKLGDMASRGYDLKPTTDHQVYGGAAKERPETNYAVDATRGEVLLFNGAPIPAFYCSAAGGYTDSAETVWGGRSIPYLLPVPDFDQEAPSYVWQSQLSAAALRNALGKLGVAIGDVVAIEPRERGYSGRVKTLAVRGTQGVKIVSGERFRWATGLKSSLFNVAPVEDGGRIVAFAFAGRGHGHGLGLSQWGARGMGTMGYNYAQILAHYYPGVQLAQASAQTAAYR, from the coding sequence ATGCGCAGGGCCCTCGTCACGCTGTTCATGCTCGCGGCCGCATTGCATATCGCGCCGCCGGCCGCCGCCATGAACCGGGCGGTCCGCATCGGCATCCTCGACGGCGTGGGCAGCTTCACGTTCTCGAGCGCCAGCGAGGCGGCGATCGTGAGCGAGACGGGCGTGGCCGTTGGCTCTGTCCGGCCCCGCGAGGCGTGGGCGGCACGGTCCGCCGGACGCCAATTGTCCCTTTCGGTTGCCGGCAAGACGCTCTCGTTCTCGGGTCCGGTGCGCGTCATCCCATTGATCGGCGGCGCCGCCGAGGTGCCGCTGGTCTACATCGGATCGAAGTGGTATCGCGGCTTGCTCGAGATCCGGCCGGGACTGGTCGCCGTCAACGAAGTACCCCTGGAGCAGTACCTCTACGGCGTCGTCCCCGCCGAGATGCCGTCGAAATGGCCGCTCGAGGCTCTCAAGGCCCAGGCCGTCGCGGCTCGCTCGTACACCCTCGCCAAGCTCGGCGACATGGCGTCGCGCGGCTACGACCTCAAGCCCACCACGGACCACCAGGTGTACGGGGGCGCCGCCAAGGAGCGGCCGGAGACCAACTACGCGGTGGACGCGACCCGGGGCGAAGTCCTGCTCTTCAACGGCGCGCCCATTCCGGCGTTCTACTGCTCGGCTGCGGGCGGGTACACCGACAGCGCCGAGACAGTGTGGGGCGGGCGGAGCATCCCCTACCTGCTGCCGGTGCCGGACTTCGACCAGGAGGCGCCCAGCTACGTCTGGCAATCCCAGCTTTCGGCGGCCGCCTTGCGCAACGCCCTGGGCAAGCTGGGCGTCGCGATCGGCGACGTCGTCGCCATCGAACCGCGCGAGCGAGGCTACTCGGGTCGCGTCAAGACGCTCGCCGTCCGCGGTACCCAGGGCGTCAAGATTGTGTCGGGCGAGCGCTTCCGCTGGGCCACGGGACTCAAATCCAGCCTGTTCAACGTCGCGCCGGTCGAGGATGGCGGGCGGATCGTGGCGTTCGCCTTCGCGGGACGGGGCCACGGGCACGGCCTCGGTCTCTCCCAGTGGGGCGCGCGCGGAATGGGCACGATGGGCTACAACTACGCGCAGATCCTGGCCCATTACTATCCCGGGGTCCAGCTTGCGCAGGCTTCGGCGCAGACCGCCGCGTACCGCTGA
- a CDS encoding SRPBCC family protein yields the protein MVWLAAAALLAAGGAQADPGRIALTADLDAPAARVVRILSDVSRYPLIYPAIKRAEVRERSPGRSISHIEIEFPWPIGSRWLVAETSTAGERIRWRRLDGTIRRFEASLVARDVSAGRSRATYDALVDPGWAGPGWLSGWLEARILEGLVSETRRYLRDQADEVAASTSAR from the coding sequence ATGGTGTGGCTGGCAGCGGCGGCCCTGCTGGCCGCGGGCGGAGCGCAGGCCGATCCGGGGCGCATCGCCCTCACGGCCGATCTGGACGCTCCGGCCGCGCGGGTGGTCCGCATCCTCTCCGACGTGAGCCGCTACCCGCTGATCTATCCCGCGATCAAGCGGGCGGAGGTGCGCGAGCGTTCCCCCGGCCGCTCGATCAGCCACATCGAGATAGAGTTCCCCTGGCCGATCGGGTCGCGGTGGCTCGTGGCCGAGACGAGCACCGCCGGGGAAAGGATCCGGTGGCGCCGCCTCGACGGGACCATCCGGCGCTTCGAAGCCTCGCTCGTCGCGAGGGACGTCTCGGCCGGGCGCTCTCGCGCCACGTACGACGCCCTGGTGGACCCGGGGTGGGCCGGGCCGGGATGGCTGAGCGGCTGGCTCGAGGCGCGAATCCTGGAAGGGCTGGTCAGCGAGACCAGGCGCTACTTGCGGGATCAGGCCGACGAGGTCGCCGCGAGCACTTCGGCGAGATGA